Proteins encoded within one genomic window of Gloeobacter kilaueensis JS1:
- a CDS encoding FAD-binding and (Fe-S)-binding domain-containing protein: protein MQSFVEDLRRQIEGEVRFGEFDRVLYSTDASFYRIKPIGVVIPRTEADVVATVEQTRRAKLPVLARGGGTSVSGQAVGEAVVLDFSKYMHRVLELNLEEGWAWVEPGLVQDAFKKQLRPYALQFGPETATASRATLGGMAANNSAGARSVVYGKAIDHILACRAVLADGSLVTFGSVSEAERRQKAEGSSLEAQLYRQIPRIVERHKEAILERYPRVLRRVSGYNLDALVSEFADLSPMADPDRRFNLAKLLVGSEGTLGVLTAIKVRLIPLPAATALGVVHFDNLNAAVDAVSPILELGPSAVELVDHQILGPAMRSRQFQDRVGFVQGDPAALLIVEFQGEKQQELAGRLEALRQRLGRERLGYALTDVFGEQEQAEVWNLRKAGLGMLMSVRDERKPVAFVEDPAVPVERMPEFVRAFQKIVAEHGVRAGYYGHASVGCLHIRPALNLKDTADIERMNAIFAQVSDLTRELGGSMSGEHGDGLARSWLNEKMFGGELYGAFQQVKRAFDFENRLNPGKVVDAPPPDRNLRYGPDYRTVEPATTFDFSREFGIARAVEMCNGNGNCRKQDVGTMCPSYQGTRDEMHSTRGRANALRAVLAGQAGAETFTGRGLYEVMDLCLSCKSCQTECPSSINMAKLKAEFLSHYHREHGTPLRDRVIGNIALVNRIGSATAPFSNWLLHSGLGTVGKRMLGFAPAREFPAFASQPFSRWFRRHRPWSGTSRGKVVLFHDTYMEYNDPTIGMAATELLERLGYEVILPERRCCGRPMISKGLLKEAQVNARFNVEQLTPYAQAGIPVVGCEPSCILTLRDEYLDLVPGGAAKDVASHSQTIDEFLHDRLRAGELALPFKSDRPPALVHGHCHQKAITGTRPTLEVLKLAYDVREIASGCCGMAGSFGYEREHYDLSLTIGSQRLFPAIEQATAQTVLIADGISCRQQIQHGTRRTAQHLVQALAAALR, encoded by the coding sequence GTGCAAAGCTTTGTAGAGGATCTGCGGCGTCAGATCGAGGGTGAAGTCCGCTTTGGCGAGTTCGATCGCGTGCTCTACAGCACCGACGCCAGTTTTTATCGGATTAAACCGATCGGGGTGGTGATTCCGCGCACCGAGGCGGATGTGGTGGCGACGGTGGAGCAGACGCGCCGGGCAAAACTGCCGGTGCTTGCCAGGGGCGGCGGCACGAGTGTGTCGGGCCAGGCGGTGGGCGAGGCGGTCGTGCTCGATTTTTCCAAGTACATGCACCGGGTTCTGGAGCTGAATCTGGAGGAAGGCTGGGCCTGGGTCGAGCCGGGGCTTGTGCAGGATGCCTTCAAAAAGCAGTTGCGCCCCTATGCTCTGCAGTTTGGTCCTGAGACCGCGACCGCCAGCCGCGCCACCCTGGGTGGGATGGCTGCCAACAATTCGGCTGGAGCGCGCTCGGTGGTCTACGGCAAGGCGATCGACCACATTCTGGCCTGCCGGGCAGTGCTGGCGGACGGCTCGCTCGTCACCTTCGGCTCTGTCTCCGAAGCGGAGCGGCGGCAAAAAGCCGAAGGCAGCAGCCTCGAAGCCCAGCTCTACCGGCAGATCCCGCGCATCGTCGAGCGGCACAAAGAAGCAATTCTGGAGCGCTACCCGCGCGTACTCAGGCGGGTGAGCGGCTACAACCTCGACGCGCTGGTGAGCGAATTTGCCGACCTTTCGCCGATGGCCGACCCGGATCGCCGCTTCAACCTGGCGAAGCTGCTGGTCGGTTCGGAGGGTACGCTCGGGGTGCTCACGGCAATTAAAGTGCGGCTCATCCCGCTACCTGCCGCAACGGCCCTGGGCGTCGTCCACTTCGACAATCTCAACGCGGCGGTGGATGCGGTGAGCCCGATTCTCGAACTGGGGCCCTCGGCGGTGGAACTGGTCGATCACCAGATTCTCGGCCCGGCGATGCGCTCGCGCCAGTTCCAGGACCGGGTGGGCTTTGTCCAGGGCGATCCGGCGGCACTGCTCATTGTCGAATTTCAGGGCGAAAAGCAGCAGGAACTGGCTGGCCGGCTGGAGGCGCTGCGCCAGCGGCTGGGACGGGAACGCCTCGGCTACGCCCTGACGGATGTGTTTGGCGAGCAGGAGCAGGCGGAGGTCTGGAACCTGCGCAAGGCGGGACTGGGAATGCTGATGAGCGTGCGCGACGAGCGCAAACCGGTGGCCTTCGTCGAAGACCCGGCGGTGCCCGTCGAGCGGATGCCCGAATTTGTCCGCGCCTTTCAAAAGATCGTCGCCGAACATGGAGTGCGGGCGGGTTACTACGGCCATGCCTCGGTGGGTTGCCTGCACATCCGTCCGGCCCTCAACCTCAAGGACACCGCCGACATCGAGCGGATGAACGCTATTTTCGCGCAGGTGAGCGATCTGACGCGTGAATTGGGCGGTTCGATGAGCGGCGAGCACGGCGACGGTCTGGCCAGAAGCTGGCTCAACGAAAAGATGTTCGGCGGCGAGCTGTACGGTGCCTTTCAGCAGGTCAAGCGCGCCTTCGACTTCGAGAATCGCCTCAACCCCGGCAAAGTCGTCGATGCACCGCCGCCGGATCGCAACCTGCGCTACGGGCCGGACTACCGGACGGTGGAGCCTGCCACCACCTTCGACTTCAGCCGCGAATTCGGCATCGCCCGCGCCGTCGAGATGTGCAACGGCAACGGCAACTGCCGCAAGCAGGACGTGGGAACGATGTGCCCCTCCTACCAGGGCACCCGCGACGAGATGCACTCCACCCGTGGCCGCGCCAACGCCCTGCGCGCCGTGCTCGCCGGTCAGGCCGGAGCAGAAACTTTCACTGGCCGTGGCCTCTACGAGGTGATGGACCTGTGCCTTTCGTGCAAGTCCTGCCAGACCGAGTGCCCCTCCAGCATCAACATGGCCAAGCTCAAGGCCGAATTTTTGAGCCACTACCACCGCGAGCACGGCACGCCCCTCAGAGATCGCGTGATCGGTAACATTGCCCTGGTCAACCGGATCGGCAGCGCCACCGCTCCCTTCTCCAACTGGCTTTTGCACAGCGGGCTCGGCACGGTCGGTAAGCGAATGCTGGGTTTTGCTCCTGCCCGAGAGTTTCCGGCCTTTGCCTCCCAGCCTTTCAGCCGCTGGTTCCGGCGTCACCGTCCCTGGAGTGGGACCAGCCGGGGCAAGGTGGTGCTCTTCCACGACACCTACATGGAGTACAACGACCCAACGATCGGAATGGCGGCCACGGAGCTGCTCGAACGCCTCGGTTACGAGGTGATTCTGCCGGAGCGCCGCTGCTGCGGCAGGCCGATGATCTCGAAGGGTCTACTCAAAGAAGCCCAGGTAAATGCCCGCTTCAACGTCGAGCAGCTGACCCCCTATGCCCAGGCGGGAATCCCTGTTGTCGGCTGTGAGCCCAGTTGCATCCTCACCCTGCGCGACGAATACCTCGATCTGGTGCCCGGCGGAGCGGCCAAGGATGTCGCGTCCCACAGCCAGACGATCGACGAATTTCTCCACGACCGATTGCGCGCAGGAGAACTTGCCCTACCCTTCAAGAGCGACCGGCCACCGGCCCTGGTACATGGGCACTGCCACCAGAAGGCAATCACCGGCACCCGGCCCACCCTCGAAGTCTTGAAGCTGGCCTACGACGTACGCGAGATAGCTTCAGGCTGCTGTGGCATGGCCGGTTCCTTTGGCTACGAGCGAGAACATTACGACCTCTCGCTCACGATCGGTTCCCAGCGCCTTTTCCCGGCGATCGAACAGGCCACCGCCCAGACGGTCCTGATTGCCGACGGCATCTCCTGCCGCCAGCAGATCCAGCACGGCACCCGCCGCACCGCCCAGCATCTGGTCCAGGCGCTGGCAGCCGCCCTGCGCTAG
- a CDS encoding VOC family protein — MAEQEKVPIDQKLEVVVFGVSDVDRAKAFYENLGWRLDIDAVKDDFRVIQFTPHNSETSIIFGKGVTSASSGPAYNLVLVVDDLDTVRADLIARRIEVSEIFHYAGGPFNNTVENPRIDGRDPQGRSYSSFASFKDPDGNEWLLQEITERLPGREWTLTQAPAPDVPALADLLRETAEHHDHYEKTHGEHHWWDWYAPYLGARQTGSSPEVAATAADRYLEAILQVRSQ; from the coding sequence ATGGCCGAACAAGAAAAAGTACCCATCGATCAGAAGCTTGAGGTCGTGGTGTTCGGTGTTTCTGACGTTGACCGGGCGAAAGCATTTTATGAAAATCTCGGCTGGCGGCTCGACATCGATGCGGTGAAGGACGACTTCCGGGTTATACAATTCACGCCGCACAATTCGGAAACCTCGATCATCTTTGGCAAGGGAGTCACCTCGGCCAGCTCCGGTCCGGCGTACAATCTGGTTCTCGTTGTGGACGACCTCGATACTGTCCGAGCCGACCTGATCGCCCGCCGCATCGAGGTGAGTGAGATTTTCCACTATGCCGGCGGCCCCTTCAACAACACCGTTGAGAACCCACGCATCGACGGTCGCGACCCACAGGGCCGTTCCTACTCCTCATTTGCTTCGTTCAAGGATCCGGACGGCAACGAGTGGCTGCTCCAGGAGATTACCGAACGGCTTCCCGGTCGTGAGTGGACGTTGACGCAGGCACCGGCCCCAGACGTGCCAGCTCTTGCAGATTTGCTGCGTGAGACGGCAGAGCACCACGACCACTACGAGAAGACGCACGGTGAGCACCACTGGTGGGACTGGTACGCGCCCTACCTGGGTGCGCGTCAGACGGGCAGTAGCCCGGAGGTGGCAGCAACGGCAGCAGATCGCTACCTGGAAGCAATCCTCCAGGTACGTTCCCAATGA
- a CDS encoding tetratricopeptide repeat protein: MRRKFLSRFTPSLMAAEDLEAIFVQRQKLVERFTDLIRTSALTQAKHHTLLIGPRGIGKTHFVSLVYHRLKKQEELKEALRIAWLHEEEWGVSSLLDLLIRILQALVKEYNDQELEEKIESLYESSAAEAESRARKILKDWLGQRTLLLIVENLDDVFHGLKEQGQQKLRSYLQENPFCTILATSQSLFNGISLQTSPFYGFFRIQTLKGLSLEEVRELLIRLAQQDSNRDLETFLATEVALNRIKAIHHLAGGCHRIYIIFYQFLTRESLDELSSSFLETLDELTPYYQSRMASLSMQQRKIVEFLCTQGGGVTVKEIARKCFITHQTASSQLKDLSEKGYVQSMFEGRESFYEIREPLMRLCVEIKQSRGRPIRLFVEFLKNWYSRRELEELHSKFLNSGSIEITHLQMAIEEHDSSRNTLDLLGTLSKQIHHFREQWESFEQLDESKRAYCHVIVQLAKLMPQTPTSEDLEKFAPLLPYLEETATELVRWIEDDGLIWVFSSVARYYERQEAYHMAESWYRRCLQVCQERWGQEHPSVATSLNNLALLYLYQSSYKEAEPLFIQALEMNKKLLGQQHPSVARSFNNLGLLYNLQGQYEEAELMYVRALELRQKLLDQEYPYIALVLDNLAGLYRSQGRYEKAELLYTQALELRQKLLDQEHLDIARSLNNLAILYTMQSRWLEAFESYRKSFHILEKTGNKFREIGVLSHLIDACIGAEKWKETLKYIQLLLHEHAVHNYELPDDYWSYSLAGRMTTSLRALSAVKAEFRELKEWFELWKPLIERYSELQVPGRLLASWVQYQEKQGDPRVLLALPIEQRRILEELINPRPSTAGSETVH; this comes from the coding sequence ATGCGCAGGAAATTTCTCTCACGGTTCACTCCCAGCTTGATGGCTGCCGAAGATTTGGAAGCTATCTTCGTGCAGCGCCAGAAACTGGTCGAGCGGTTTACGGACTTGATTCGCACCAGTGCCCTAACCCAGGCCAAGCATCACACACTGCTGATCGGGCCGCGTGGTATTGGCAAAACTCACTTCGTCTCACTGGTATATCACCGACTAAAAAAGCAAGAAGAACTCAAAGAAGCCCTACGCATTGCCTGGCTTCATGAGGAAGAATGGGGAGTCTCTTCATTGCTCGATCTGCTGATTCGTATTCTGCAGGCTCTAGTGAAGGAATACAACGATCAGGAGCTAGAGGAAAAAATCGAAAGCCTCTACGAGTCCTCAGCGGCTGAGGCAGAATCAAGAGCGAGAAAGATACTGAAAGACTGGCTCGGCCAGCGCACGCTTCTGTTAATTGTCGAAAACCTGGATGATGTCTTTCATGGTCTGAAAGAGCAAGGTCAGCAAAAACTGCGCTCCTATCTACAGGAGAACCCTTTCTGCACAATTCTGGCTACTTCCCAAAGTCTCTTCAACGGCATTTCGCTACAAACTTCGCCATTTTATGGATTCTTTCGGATACAGACACTGAAAGGATTGAGCCTAGAGGAAGTTCGAGAACTGCTTATCAGGCTCGCTCAACAAGACAGCAACCGGGATCTAGAAACTTTCTTGGCAACAGAAGTAGCTTTGAACAGAATTAAAGCTATCCATCATCTGGCCGGTGGATGCCATAGGATCTATATCATTTTTTATCAATTTCTAACCAGAGAAAGCCTCGATGAGTTGTCTAGTTCCTTCCTTGAAACTCTTGATGAGCTGACACCTTACTATCAATCGAGAATGGCTTCACTTTCAATGCAACAAAGAAAAATAGTTGAATTTCTCTGTACTCAAGGTGGAGGAGTAACGGTCAAAGAAATTGCCAGGAAGTGCTTTATTACCCATCAAACAGCTTCAAGCCAACTAAAAGACCTCTCAGAGAAAGGATATGTCCAGTCGATGTTTGAGGGTCGAGAATCTTTCTATGAAATTCGAGAACCCTTGATGCGCTTATGTGTCGAAATTAAGCAGAGTCGTGGAAGGCCAATTCGTCTATTCGTTGAGTTTCTGAAGAACTGGTATTCTCGAAGGGAATTAGAGGAACTTCACTCAAAATTCCTAAACTCTGGCTCGATAGAGATAACGCACTTGCAAATGGCAATAGAAGAGCACGATTCTTCAAGGAATACACTCGATCTCTTAGGAACTCTTTCCAAGCAGATACACCATTTCCGAGAGCAATGGGAAAGTTTTGAGCAGTTGGACGAGTCGAAGCGAGCGTATTGCCACGTCATCGTCCAGTTGGCCAAGCTAATGCCTCAAACACCCACGAGCGAAGACCTTGAAAAGTTTGCTCCCCTTTTGCCATACTTGGAGGAGACGGCGACTGAATTGGTGCGCTGGATCGAAGATGATGGATTGATCTGGGTTTTCTCAAGTGTTGCCAGATATTACGAGAGGCAGGAGGCATACCATATGGCAGAGTCTTGGTACCGACGCTGCTTGCAGGTGTGCCAGGAGCGATGGGGTCAAGAGCATCCTTCCGTAGCTACAAGTCTTAATAACCTAGCCTTACTCTACTTATACCAAAGTTCGTATAAGGAGGCCGAGCCGCTGTTTATTCAAGCTCTCGAGATGAATAAAAAGTTGTTAGGCCAGCAGCATCCTTCCGTAGCCAGAAGTTTCAATAACTTGGGCTTGCTTTATAATCTTCAAGGCCAGTATGAAGAAGCTGAATTGATGTATGTTCGGGCTCTCGAGCTGCGACAGAAGCTTTTGGATCAGGAGTATCCTTACATAGCTCTCGTTCTCGACAACCTAGCTGGACTCTACCGTTCTCAGGGCCGGTATGAGAAGGCTGAGTTACTGTATACTCAAGCTCTCGAGCTGCGACAGAAGCTTTTGGATCAGGAGCATTTAGATATAGCTAGGAGTCTCAATAACCTGGCTATCCTATATACGATGCAGTCTCGGTGGTTAGAAGCTTTTGAGAGTTATCGGAAGAGCTTTCATATTCTTGAAAAAACTGGTAACAAGTTTAGAGAGATAGGAGTTCTTTCTCATCTGATCGATGCTTGCATCGGTGCTGAAAAATGGAAAGAGACTCTGAAATATATTCAGCTTCTCCTTCATGAACACGCCGTTCATAATTACGAGCTACCCGATGATTACTGGTCATACTCACTAGCAGGCAGGATGACCACTAGCCTACGCGCCCTTTCGGCTGTAAAAGCGGAGTTCAGAGAGCTAAAAGAGTGGTTTGAATTGTGGAAGCCATTGATTGAGCGTTATTCGGAGCTTCAAGTGCCAGGTCGCCTGCTCGCAAGCTGGGTGCAATACCAGGAGAAGCAGGGCGATCCGCGCGTATTGCTGGCCCTCCCAATTGAACAGCGGCGCATTCTGGAAGAATTGATCAATCCCCGTCCATCAACTGCAGGTTCTGAAACAGTACATTAG
- a CDS encoding alpha/beta hydrolase family protein yields MFPRNRRSPLLIVGAALAFILGAVFAFWPADAQRPPQIDARADATSNAYATDGTYRVQEASQIGLTDQRRGKQLPLYIAYPDAKGPFPVIIFSHGTGGSGERKAPFAQFWASHGYVVINPTHADSFGGQGENPQQNRRGGFGGGGGFGRGGFGGGGGMGMLGRIRRINDDPNTWINRAQDISLVIDSLGSLENQIPELRGKIDPARIGVGGHSLGAYTAQLIAGARVNIPGRGSTSFADNRVQAVLMLSGQGSGQQGLTDNSWSGIRLPLMVITGSLDRGITGQDAQQKLDAFKLSAPGNKYGLIIEGANHAALGGPGEGGGGKLFNQLRDEVGTQSAIWDDIKIATVAFWDAYLKGDSRARAYLQSNALTAYSNGTVEIQRR; encoded by the coding sequence ATGTTCCCTCGAAACCGGCGCAGTCCGCTCCTGATCGTCGGTGCGGCGCTGGCGTTTATTCTGGGCGCTGTCTTCGCCTTCTGGCCCGCCGATGCCCAGCGGCCCCCGCAGATCGATGCCAGAGCCGACGCCACCAGCAATGCCTACGCTACAGACGGCACCTACCGCGTTCAAGAAGCTTCTCAAATTGGCCTCACAGACCAGCGGCGCGGCAAGCAGTTGCCGCTCTACATCGCCTACCCAGACGCAAAAGGACCATTTCCAGTCATCATCTTCTCCCACGGCACCGGTGGCTCAGGCGAGCGCAAAGCCCCCTTTGCCCAGTTCTGGGCTTCCCACGGCTACGTCGTGATCAACCCGACCCACGCCGATTCTTTTGGTGGGCAGGGCGAGAACCCCCAGCAAAACCGGCGCGGTGGTTTTGGTGGCGGTGGCGGTTTTGGTCGTGGCGGTTTCGGCGGCGGGGGCGGCATGGGTATGCTGGGCAGAATCCGCCGGATCAACGACGATCCCAATACCTGGATCAACCGCGCCCAGGACATCTCCCTTGTCATCGATTCGCTGGGCAGCCTCGAAAACCAGATTCCCGAACTCAGGGGCAAGATCGACCCTGCTCGCATCGGCGTCGGCGGCCATTCCCTGGGAGCCTACACTGCCCAACTGATCGCCGGAGCGCGGGTGAACATTCCGGGCCGGGGCAGCACCAGCTTTGCTGACAACCGCGTGCAGGCGGTACTGATGCTCTCCGGCCAGGGCAGCGGCCAGCAGGGCCTTACTGACAATTCCTGGAGTGGCATCAGACTGCCCCTCATGGTGATTACTGGCTCCCTCGACCGGGGGATCACCGGCCAGGATGCCCAGCAAAAATTAGATGCCTTCAAACTTTCCGCCCCCGGCAACAAGTACGGCCTCATCATCGAAGGGGCGAACCACGCTGCTCTGGGCGGCCCCGGCGAAGGGGGCGGGGGAAAACTGTTCAACCAGCTTCGAGACGAAGTAGGGACCCAATCGGCCATCTGGGACGACATCAAGATTGCTACGGTCGCTTTCTGGGACGCTTATCTCAAAGGCGACAGCCGGGCAAGAGCTTACCTGCAGTCCAACGCCCTCACCGCCTACAGCAATGGCACAGTCGAGATCCAGCGTCGCTAA
- the mscL gene encoding large conductance mechanosensitive channel protein MscL, with amino-acid sequence MLSGFQQFLLRGNVVDLAVGVVIGAAFGKIVDTFVKGLVTPLIAAIGGQPDFSNLYFTINNSKFLYGELINAIISFLIIAAVIYFLVVLPVNALIARTRNSPAPADPTTRKCPECLSEIPIEAKRCAFCTSDVAPVK; translated from the coding sequence ATGCTTTCAGGTTTCCAGCAATTTTTGTTGAGGGGCAACGTCGTCGATCTGGCTGTCGGCGTCGTCATCGGTGCGGCATTTGGCAAAATAGTAGACACATTCGTAAAAGGATTGGTGACGCCTCTGATCGCTGCGATCGGCGGCCAGCCGGATTTCTCGAATCTCTATTTCACGATCAACAACAGCAAATTTCTCTACGGTGAATTGATCAACGCGATCATTTCGTTTTTGATCATCGCAGCGGTTATCTATTTTCTGGTGGTTCTGCCCGTCAACGCCTTGATCGCCCGCACCCGCAACTCGCCCGCTCCAGCTGATCCGACGACGCGCAAGTGCCCCGAGTGCCTGAGTGAGATTCCAATCGAAGCGAAGCGCTGCGCCTTCTGCACCTCGGATGTCGCGCCGGTGAAGTAA
- a CDS encoding cellulose synthase family protein — translation MPTTGSLRPRGLLNSTLVEFQNGCAFGLLALNSLAALWLFCYGINAYWLTFRRHRGGNTAGSFAPPVDWPVVTVQLPIYNELYVCRRLLAAVCALDYPAGALQIQVLDDSTDETGSILAAAVAEYRERGYRIDYLARRDRRGFKAGALAAALPEAQGEFIAIFDADFLPPADWLKRTLVHFGDPEVGLVQTRWAHTNADYSLLTRLQALGIDGHFAIEQQARYGNHYLLNFNGTAGIWRKAAITGGGGWQADTLAEDLDLSYRSQLAGWRALYDNRIVAPAELPVTMVAYKLQQARWAKGSIQCARKLLGPVWAAPLGAAQKLQATLHLTGYAVHPLMLFIVLASVPLLLTPWVGDHPLSRLWGVLMVPATFGPPVLYLAAQRELHPSHWWRALPRIVLLAVLGTGLSLANSRAVLAGLVDRGGSFRRTPKFAVVAPGDRWQSKRYQLPLDPLSFAELGLGAYALWALVLAIAAHAWGVLPFLLLYVSGYGYVGGLGISQHLQSSRRQEHYPSGGLPSQLGN, via the coding sequence ATGCCAACAACCGGATCGTTGCGCCCCAGAGGACTTCTGAACAGCACGCTGGTTGAATTCCAGAACGGTTGTGCTTTTGGGTTGCTGGCTCTCAACAGCCTGGCGGCCCTGTGGCTTTTTTGCTATGGCATCAACGCCTACTGGCTCACCTTCAGGCGGCATCGCGGCGGCAACACTGCCGGTTCGTTTGCGCCTCCGGTGGACTGGCCGGTGGTCACGGTGCAGTTGCCGATTTATAACGAACTGTACGTCTGCCGCCGGTTGCTCGCCGCCGTCTGTGCCCTCGATTATCCTGCCGGAGCGCTGCAGATCCAGGTGCTCGACGATTCGACCGACGAGACAGGATCCATCCTTGCGGCTGCCGTCGCCGAGTACCGCGAGCGCGGCTATCGGATCGACTATCTTGCGCGCCGCGACCGGCGGGGTTTTAAGGCCGGTGCCCTCGCCGCCGCCCTGCCGGAGGCGCAGGGCGAATTTATCGCCATCTTTGACGCCGATTTTTTGCCGCCCGCCGACTGGCTCAAGCGCACCCTCGTCCACTTTGGCGATCCAGAGGTCGGGCTGGTGCAGACCCGCTGGGCTCACACCAACGCCGACTATTCGCTCCTCACCCGCCTGCAGGCGCTGGGTATCGATGGCCACTTCGCCATCGAGCAGCAGGCGCGCTACGGCAATCACTACCTGCTCAACTTCAACGGCACCGCCGGGATCTGGCGCAAGGCGGCGATCACGGGCGGCGGCGGCTGGCAGGCTGACACTCTGGCTGAAGATCTCGACCTCAGCTATCGCAGCCAGCTTGCCGGTTGGCGGGCGCTCTACGACAACCGGATCGTCGCCCCAGCCGAGCTGCCGGTGACGATGGTCGCCTACAAACTGCAGCAGGCGCGCTGGGCCAAAGGCAGCATCCAGTGCGCCCGTAAATTGCTGGGGCCGGTCTGGGCCGCTCCCCTCGGCGCTGCGCAGAAGCTGCAGGCGACGCTCCATCTGACGGGCTACGCCGTCCATCCCTTGATGCTCTTCATCGTGCTGGCTTCTGTGCCGCTGCTACTTACCCCCTGGGTGGGCGATCACCCCCTCAGCCGCCTCTGGGGAGTGCTGATGGTCCCGGCGACCTTCGGTCCACCGGTTCTTTATCTGGCCGCCCAGCGCGAACTGCATCCTAGCCACTGGTGGCGCGCCCTGCCCCGCATTGTGCTTCTCGCTGTCCTCGGCACGGGCCTGTCCCTCGCCAACAGCCGGGCGGTGCTGGCGGGTCTGGTCGATCGCGGCGGTTCCTTTCGCCGTACCCCCAAATTTGCCGTCGTCGCCCCCGGCGACCGCTGGCAGTCCAAGCGCTACCAGTTGCCCCTCGATCCGCTGAGCTTTGCGGAACTGGGCCTGGGGGCTTACGCGCTCTGGGCGCTGGTTCTCGCTATCGCCGCTCACGCCTGGGGGGTGCTGCCTTTTTTGCTCCTGTACGTCTCAGGTTACGGCTACGTAGGCGGGCTGGGAATCAGCCAGCACCTGCAGAGCAGCCGCAGACAGGAGCACTATCCTTCGGGCGGGCTGCCGTCGCAACTGGGAAACTGA
- the panD gene encoding aspartate 1-decarboxylase, protein MLRTVLLGKIHRATVTGACLEYVGSVSVDADLLDAAGILPYEQVHVVNLNNGARLVTYAIEATAGSGAVVLNGAAARLAVAGDQVIILAYGQASSDELRHHQPLVVHVDANNRIVAPQRTSEQHAG, encoded by the coding sequence ATGCTGCGCACCGTTTTGCTGGGTAAGATTCACCGCGCCACCGTCACCGGTGCCTGCCTGGAGTACGTCGGTTCAGTGAGCGTCGATGCTGACCTGCTCGATGCTGCCGGTATTTTGCCCTACGAGCAGGTCCACGTCGTCAACCTCAACAACGGAGCGCGACTGGTCACCTACGCGATCGAGGCGACGGCGGGTTCTGGAGCCGTCGTCCTCAACGGAGCCGCCGCTCGGCTCGCGGTCGCGGGCGATCAGGTGATCATTCTTGCCTACGGCCAGGCGAGCAGCGACGAGTTGCGTCACCACCAGCCGCTGGTGGTCCACGTCGATGCCAACAACCGGATCGTTGCGCCCCAGAGGACTTCTGAACAGCACGCTGGTTGA
- a CDS encoding inorganic diphosphatase, whose amino-acid sequence MDLSKIPARPKEGLLNVLVEIPSRSHNKFEFDKELGVFALDRVLYSATYYPGDYGFVPNTLADDGDPLDGLVLMDEPTFPGCLIAARPIGVLGMIDGGDGDEKILCVPAKDPRYAGIKDIGDLEQHRLDEIAEFFATYKRLEKKVTEITGWQGVAVAQALIDKSIAAYR is encoded by the coding sequence ATCGACCTGAGCAAGATTCCGGCGCGGCCAAAAGAGGGGCTGCTCAACGTGCTGGTAGAGATTCCCAGCCGTTCGCACAACAAGTTCGAGTTCGACAAGGAACTGGGGGTCTTTGCCCTCGATCGCGTACTCTACTCAGCGACGTACTATCCGGGCGATTACGGCTTTGTCCCCAATACGCTGGCAGACGACGGCGATCCGCTCGACGGGCTGGTGCTGATGGACGAGCCGACCTTCCCCGGTTGTCTTATTGCGGCCCGGCCCATCGGGGTGCTGGGGATGATCGACGGCGGCGACGGCGATGAGAAGATTCTCTGTGTGCCGGCCAAAGATCCGCGCTACGCCGGGATCAAAGACATTGGCGACCTCGAGCAGCACCGGCTCGACGAGATCGCCGAATTTTTTGCCACCTACAAGCGGCTAGAAAAAAAAGTGACCGAGATCACCGGCTGGCAGGGTGTGGCCGTCGCCCAGGCGTTAATTGACAAGTCTATCGCGGCCTACCGCTAG